In the genome of Brachypodium distachyon strain Bd21 chromosome 3, Brachypodium_distachyon_v3.0, whole genome shotgun sequence, the window ACGAAACAAGATCAAAGATGGGAACAAGGTCCAAGAGGAAAAGGAAGGCCCCAACAGCCGCCGATCAGGAGCccacgcctcctcctccccgccgccgccgccgccgccgcaacgaCGTAGCCCATCCTCCTTCGCCGGCGGAGCCGAGGGACTGGGCGGCGCTGCCCCATGACGTCCTGTGCGCCATCCTCAGCCGGGTTCCGCAAATCGACATCCTCCGCGGCGCGGGGCTCGCGTGCGCGTCCTGGCGGCACGCGGCCGCCCACGAGCCCCAGATCTGGCGCCACATCGACCTCGCCGGCAGCCGCAAATCCGCTCTGAGGGCATGGCGGGCGTtggcgcgcgccgccgtggaCCGCAGCGCCGGCCGCTGCGAGTCCTTCCGCGGCCCCGTCGACGGCAATCTCCTCCTCTACCTCTCCGACAGGTAATTAATTGATTCAAAGCTGCGAATCAATCTAATTAAGGTCTAATCCTGACtgctcgccggccggccggctgttgCAGGTCGCCGTCGCTGAGGAGCCTGCACATCACGAGATGGTCCAAGTACACGTGTGATGAAGATCGCGAAGACTTCGCGC includes:
- the LOC104584047 gene encoding putative F-box/LRR-repeat protein 22 codes for the protein MGTRSKRKRKAPTAADQEPTPPPPRRRRRRRNDVAHPPSPAEPRDWAALPHDVLCAILSRVPQIDILRGAGLACASWRHAAAHEPQIWRHIDLAGSRKSALRAWRALARAAVDRSAGRCESFRGPVDGNLLLYLSDRSPSLRSLHITRWSKYTCDEDREDFALFARVVEKLPLLEQLVHKGRGGVFGKEQIGALLQHCPRLRLLDAGGCRASRAIGKRFVERCKGRIKELRMPRFGGGRCGCCTRHAQRYADEHDE